Proteins encoded together in one Schistocerca americana isolate TAMUIC-IGC-003095 chromosome 8, iqSchAmer2.1, whole genome shotgun sequence window:
- the LOC124545346 gene encoding cuticle protein 16.5-like, whose amino-acid sequence MYSTLVVVSALLAVASAGLLASPLAGAPLLPKVQVAPAQVSVVKQPITVQQPELRYREVPVPVRAVAYAAPAVSYAAPAVAYAAPAVSYAAPAVAYATHAVAPAISYAAAAPIVKVH is encoded by the coding sequence GTGGTGGTGAGCGCGCTGCTGGCGGTGGCCTCCGCCGGGCTGCTGGCGTCTCCCCTCGCCGGCGCGCCGCTGCTGCCCAAGGTGCAGGTGGCGCCCGCGCAGGTCAGCGTGGTCAAGCAGCCCATCACGGTGCAGCAGCCGGAGCTGCGCTACCGCGAGGTGCCCGTCCCCGTGCGCGCcgtcgcctacgccgcccccgccgtcagctacgccgcccccgccgtcgcctacgccgcccccgctgttagctacgccgcccccgccgtcgcctACGCCACCCACGCCGTCGCCCCAGCCATCTCCTACGCCGCGGCTGCACCCATCGTCAAGGTCCACTGA